The following proteins come from a genomic window of Pseudoxanthobacter soli DSM 19599:
- a CDS encoding helix-turn-helix domain-containing protein, whose translation MKFLDIGEVAARSGVRPSALRYYEEAGLIASVSRHGLRRQFPPEVLLQLKLIAMGKQAGFTLEEIAGMFGRTGTPDLPRDVLHRKADEIDRQIHDLTALRDTLRHVADCRAPTHMECPTFRRLVDLAGKRGERRGTTARRRKTPAPG comes from the coding sequence ATGAAATTTCTCGATATCGGCGAGGTCGCGGCAAGAAGCGGCGTACGGCCGTCGGCGTTGCGCTACTACGAGGAAGCCGGGCTGATCGCGTCCGTGTCCCGGCACGGGCTGCGCCGGCAGTTTCCGCCGGAGGTGCTGTTGCAGCTCAAGCTGATCGCCATGGGCAAGCAGGCGGGCTTCACGCTGGAAGAGATCGCCGGCATGTTCGGCCGGACCGGCACGCCCGATCTGCCCCGCGACGTGCTCCACCGCAAGGCCGACGAGATCGACCGCCAAATCCACGACCTGACGGCGCTCCGCGACACGCTCCGCCACGTCGCCGACTGCCGCGCCCCCACCCACATGGAATGCCCCACCTTCCGACGCCTCGTCGACCTCGCCGGCAAACGCGGCGAAAGGCGGGGAACAACGGCAAGGAGGAGGAAGACGCCAGCTCCCGGATGA
- a CDS encoding TIGR00730 family Rossman fold protein has translation MASPSYRLPALDQDYLLGDSMRGLRFLLEYAKAEEELRAWGIRSTIVVFGSARVRPDTGDRHARWYNEALAFGRIASERGGALRVQDGLRDNVIATGGGPGIMEAANRGAREAGAPTIGFNISLPREQEPNAYQTPDLTFRFHYFAMRKMHLAMRANALVAFPGGFGTFDELFEVLTLRQTNKSPPIPIVLFDRAYWSAAINFDRLVEDGMIDAADLSLFEYADDAESLWKTLVARGVCEIER, from the coding sequence ATGGCTTCGCCCTCCTATCGGCTGCCGGCGCTCGACCAGGACTATCTCCTCGGCGATTCGATGCGCGGCCTCCGCTTTCTGCTGGAATATGCCAAGGCGGAGGAGGAACTGCGCGCCTGGGGCATCCGCTCCACCATCGTGGTGTTCGGCAGCGCGCGGGTGCGGCCCGACACCGGCGACCGCCACGCCCGCTGGTACAACGAGGCGCTGGCCTTCGGCCGCATCGCCTCCGAGCGCGGCGGCGCGCTCCGGGTGCAGGACGGCCTGCGCGACAACGTGATCGCGACCGGTGGCGGACCAGGCATCATGGAGGCGGCCAACCGCGGCGCACGGGAAGCCGGGGCGCCGACCATCGGCTTCAACATCTCCCTGCCGCGCGAGCAGGAGCCGAACGCCTACCAGACGCCGGACCTGACCTTCCGCTTCCACTATTTCGCGATGCGCAAGATGCACCTCGCGATGCGCGCCAACGCGCTGGTTGCCTTTCCCGGCGGCTTCGGCACCTTCGACGAACTGTTCGAGGTGCTGACGCTGCGCCAGACCAACAAGTCGCCGCCGATCCCGATCGTGCTGTTCGACCGGGCCTACTGGTCGGCCGCGATCAATTTCGACCGCCTCGTCGAGGACGGCATGATCGACGCCGCCGACCTCTCGCTGTTCGAATATGCCGACGATGCCGAATCCCTTTGGAAAACATTGGTCGCGCGCGGCGTCTGCGAGATCGAGCGCTGA
- a CDS encoding NUDIX hydrolase, with protein sequence MSGGDAMSGLRNDGAGTAGQARVIGEVSAVEIGLGPGLPAFATARRAEIEAHWQARLAANPALFNGAVLGFERVSVAGGRLSAVARRMDFATLLALLDWRPAGVDLFNLFGAAAILSSDGRLVLGRMNGWTANPGHVKFVGGTPDDSDVTADGRVDLVGSIARECAEETGLDAADAVGAPSFLVVADGPLVGLVGVLRFPWNAADLVGRIERFIAADPNAEIEAVVALSRVSDAAGLDIPCYNRVALDALLPR encoded by the coding sequence ATGTCCGGCGGCGATGCGATGAGCGGTTTGCGGAACGACGGCGCCGGCACGGCCGGGCAGGCCAGGGTGATCGGCGAAGTCTCGGCCGTCGAGATCGGGCTGGGACCCGGCCTGCCGGCGTTCGCCACGGCCCGCCGGGCGGAGATCGAGGCCCACTGGCAGGCGCGGCTTGCCGCCAACCCGGCGCTCTTCAACGGCGCCGTGCTCGGCTTCGAGCGCGTCTCCGTCGCCGGCGGGCGGCTTTCCGCGGTCGCGCGGCGGATGGATTTCGCCACGCTCCTCGCGCTGCTCGACTGGCGCCCGGCCGGCGTCGACCTCTTCAACCTGTTCGGCGCGGCGGCGATCCTGTCGAGCGACGGCCGCCTCGTGCTCGGCCGCATGAACGGCTGGACTGCCAATCCCGGCCACGTCAAGTTCGTCGGCGGCACGCCCGATGACAGCGACGTCACGGCAGACGGTCGGGTCGATCTCGTCGGCTCGATCGCGCGCGAATGCGCCGAGGAAACCGGCCTCGATGCCGCCGATGCGGTGGGCGCGCCGTCCTTCCTCGTCGTCGCCGACGGCCCGCTCGTCGGCCTCGTCGGCGTGCTGCGCTTCCCTTGGAACGCGGCGGACCTGGTGGGCCGCATCGAGCGCTTCATCGCCGCCGATCCGAATGCGGAAATCGAGGCGGTGGTCGCGCTCTCCCGGGTGTCCGATGCCGCCGGCCTCGATATTCCATGCTACAACCGGGTCGCGCTCGACGCCCTGCTGCCGCGGTGA
- a CDS encoding PhzF family phenazine biosynthesis protein: MPRRFVVLDVFTDQPLTGNGLAVVRDAEGLDDDAMQAIARGFNLSETIFILPPEGAAHTASVRIFTPAKELPFAGHPTVGAAVLLAFDRFGIEAAGQESVVVLEERIGPVRCGVALGADRVGYAAFDVPRVPVEIPFVADNEAIAAALGLLPREIGFENHVPSAFAVGGPFVFVPVAGLEAAARAKPVASDWARAFASEAHSVYLYCRETVRADAGFHARMFAPDLGIGEDPATGSAASAFAGVVHRFDALPDGVREVAIEQGVEMKRPSFIKLEIAVDGGAISGARIGGNAVIVQEGELLL; this comes from the coding sequence ATGCCGCGCCGTTTCGTCGTTCTCGACGTCTTCACCGACCAGCCGCTCACCGGCAACGGGCTTGCCGTCGTTCGCGATGCCGAGGGCCTCGACGACGACGCGATGCAGGCCATCGCCCGCGGCTTCAACCTGTCGGAAACGATCTTCATCCTGCCACCGGAAGGCGCGGCCCACACCGCCTCCGTGCGCATCTTCACGCCCGCCAAGGAACTGCCGTTCGCCGGCCATCCGACCGTCGGCGCGGCCGTGCTGCTGGCGTTCGACCGCTTCGGCATCGAGGCGGCGGGACAGGAATCCGTGGTGGTGCTGGAAGAGCGCATCGGCCCGGTGCGGTGCGGCGTCGCGCTCGGCGCCGACCGTGTCGGCTATGCCGCGTTCGACGTGCCGCGCGTGCCGGTGGAAATCCCGTTCGTGGCCGACAACGAGGCGATCGCCGCAGCGCTCGGGCTGCTGCCCCGCGAAATCGGGTTCGAGAACCATGTGCCGAGCGCCTTCGCCGTCGGCGGTCCGTTCGTGTTCGTGCCGGTCGCCGGCCTTGAGGCTGCCGCGCGGGCGAAGCCGGTCGCGTCGGATTGGGCGCGGGCCTTCGCCAGCGAGGCGCACTCCGTCTACCTCTATTGCCGCGAGACCGTGCGGGCCGACGCCGGCTTCCACGCCCGCATGTTCGCGCCCGATCTCGGCATCGGCGAGGACCCGGCAACCGGCTCCGCGGCTTCGGCCTTCGCCGGCGTGGTGCACCGGTTCGATGCGCTGCCGGATGGCGTGCGCGAGGTCGCCATCGAGCAGGGCGTTGAGATGAAGCGGCCTTCGTTCATCAAGCTCGAGATCGCGGTCGACGGCGGCGCCATCTCCGGCGCGCGGATCGGCGGCAATGCCGTGATCGTGCAGGAAGGGGAACTCCTGCTCTGA
- the hrpB gene encoding ATP-dependent helicase HrpB, with protein MPVPDAARGAADPTSAVLPVEAAMPALLDALAGQGRAVLVAPPGAGKTTRVPLALLGTPWRQDGRIVVLEPRRLAARAAAARMAATLGEPVGRTVGFRVRGEARISAATRIEIVTEGVFTRMIVDDPSLEGVAAVLFDEAHERSLDGDLGLALAVEARDALRPDLRVVVMSATIDAARFAGVLGGAPVVESAGRMFPVETRYRPRPAGERIEDAMAAAILAALRDEGGSVLAFLPGQAEILRTAERLAGRLPPDVDLAPLYGALDPAAQDAAIRPAPTGRRKVVLATAIAETSLTIEGVRIVVDGGLSRRPVYEPATGLTRLETVRESRAAADQRRGRAGRIEPGVCIRLWDEGQTAAMAPHDRPEMLESDLAGLVLDLAAWGVADPSGLAFLDPPPAPAWAEATDLVRRLGAVDEAGRLTEEGARLRALPLHPRLGHMVLRAAARGEAMLAAEIAVVVSEHGLGGRDADLRERVRRLRGERGRRAEEARRLATRWAALAGAAGKSEDGDVDHAGALLAFAFPERVAQARGATGGFRLANGRGGRIDAADALAREPFLAVAELQGAAENARILLAAPISREEIEADFAEATTSATEVTFDRPARAVRARRVRRLGRLVLAEEAVPVPADEGTKALAAGIATLGVGALPWTPGLTRLRGRLRFLAKARGAPWPDVSDEALASSLEDWLMPYAPGALRLDDITPAVLGLALEGLIPAGGKAELDRLAPATLETPAGRSVPIDYDREPPAASVRVQDLFGLDCHPAVAGGSVPVLLELLSPADRPIQLTADLPRFWRGTWADVRADLRGRYPKHSWPEDPVTAAPVRYSRPRS; from the coding sequence ATGCCGGTTCCGGATGCCGCCCGGGGCGCGGCCGATCCCACAAGCGCGGTCCTGCCGGTCGAGGCCGCCATGCCCGCGCTGCTCGATGCGCTGGCGGGGCAGGGGCGGGCCGTGCTGGTCGCCCCGCCGGGCGCCGGCAAGACCACGCGGGTGCCGCTCGCGCTCCTCGGTACGCCCTGGCGGCAGGACGGCCGCATCGTCGTGCTGGAGCCGCGCCGGCTCGCTGCCCGCGCGGCCGCCGCGCGCATGGCCGCGACGCTCGGTGAGCCCGTCGGCCGCACGGTCGGCTTCCGCGTGCGCGGCGAGGCCCGCATTTCCGCCGCGACCCGCATCGAGATCGTCACCGAGGGCGTGTTCACCCGCATGATCGTCGACGATCCCTCGCTGGAGGGCGTCGCGGCGGTGCTGTTCGACGAGGCCCACGAGCGCAGCCTCGACGGCGACCTCGGTCTCGCGCTCGCGGTCGAGGCGCGCGACGCGCTGCGGCCCGACCTGCGCGTCGTCGTGATGTCCGCGACCATCGATGCCGCGCGGTTCGCCGGCGTTCTCGGCGGCGCGCCGGTGGTGGAAAGCGCCGGCCGCATGTTCCCGGTCGAAACCCGTTATCGGCCGCGTCCGGCAGGCGAGCGGATCGAGGACGCCATGGCCGCGGCCATCCTCGCCGCGCTTCGCGACGAGGGGGGCTCGGTGCTCGCCTTCCTGCCCGGCCAGGCGGAAATCCTGCGCACGGCCGAGCGTCTCGCCGGCCGTCTGCCGCCCGATGTCGACCTTGCCCCGCTTTACGGCGCGCTCGATCCCGCGGCGCAGGATGCCGCCATCCGCCCCGCGCCCACGGGGCGGCGCAAGGTGGTGCTCGCCACCGCAATCGCCGAAACCTCGCTCACCATCGAGGGCGTCCGCATCGTGGTCGACGGCGGGCTGTCGCGTCGCCCGGTCTACGAGCCGGCGACGGGGCTCACGCGGCTCGAAACCGTGCGCGAATCCCGCGCCGCCGCCGACCAGCGTCGCGGCCGCGCCGGCCGCATCGAGCCGGGCGTCTGCATCCGCTTGTGGGATGAAGGGCAGACCGCGGCGATGGCGCCGCATGACCGGCCGGAGATGCTGGAAAGCGATCTCGCCGGTCTCGTGCTCGATCTCGCGGCGTGGGGCGTCGCCGATCCCTCGGGCCTCGCCTTCCTCGATCCGCCGCCCGCTCCGGCCTGGGCCGAGGCGACCGATCTGGTGCGCCGGCTCGGCGCTGTCGACGAGGCCGGCCGGCTGACGGAGGAGGGGGCGCGACTGCGGGCGCTGCCGCTGCATCCGCGCCTCGGCCACATGGTGCTGCGCGCGGCCGCGCGGGGCGAAGCGATGCTCGCCGCCGAAATCGCGGTGGTCGTGTCCGAACATGGCCTCGGCGGCCGCGATGCCGATCTCAGGGAGCGTGTCCGGCGTCTGCGCGGCGAACGCGGCCGGCGGGCGGAAGAAGCCCGCCGCCTCGCAACTAGGTGGGCGGCGCTCGCTGGCGCGGCCGGCAAGTCAGAGGATGGCGACGTCGACCACGCCGGCGCGCTGCTTGCCTTCGCCTTTCCCGAGCGTGTCGCCCAGGCGCGCGGCGCGACCGGCGGCTTCCGCCTCGCCAACGGGCGGGGCGGGCGGATCGATGCGGCGGATGCGCTTGCGCGCGAGCCGTTCCTCGCGGTGGCGGAACTCCAGGGCGCCGCGGAGAACGCCCGCATCCTGCTCGCCGCGCCGATCAGCCGGGAGGAGATCGAGGCCGATTTCGCCGAGGCGACCACGTCCGCGACGGAAGTGACGTTCGACCGTCCGGCCCGTGCGGTGCGGGCGCGGCGGGTGCGAAGGTTGGGCCGGCTGGTGCTCGCCGAGGAGGCGGTGCCCGTTCCCGCCGACGAGGGCACCAAGGCGCTCGCCGCCGGCATCGCCACCCTCGGCGTCGGCGCGCTGCCGTGGACGCCCGGGCTGACACGGCTGCGCGGCCGCCTGCGCTTTCTGGCGAAGGCGCGCGGCGCGCCGTGGCCGGATGTGTCCGACGAGGCGCTCGCCTCCAGCCTCGAAGATTGGCTGATGCCCTATGCGCCGGGGGCTCTCCGGCTCGACGACATCACGCCGGCGGTGCTGGGGCTCGCGCTGGAAGGGCTGATCCCGGCCGGCGGCAAGGCGGAGCTTGATCGCCTCGCCCCCGCGACCCTGGAGACGCCCGCCGGCCGCAGCGTGCCGATCGACTATGACCGAGAGCCGCCGGCCGCGTCCGTCCGGGTGCAGGATCTTTTCGGGTTGGACTGCCATCCCGCCGTCGCGGGTGGCAGCGTGCCTGTGCTGCTCGAACTGCTGTCGCCGGCCGATCGGCCGATCCAACTCACCGCCGACCTGCCGCGGTTCTGGCGCGGAACATGGGCCGACGTGCGTGCGGACCTGCGTGGCCGCTATCCGAAGCACTCGTGGCCGGAAGACCCGGTCACGGCCGCGCCGGTGCGCTATTCGCGGCCGAGAAGCTGA
- a CDS encoding glucokinase yields MTASSANEALPFPVLLADIGGTNARFALVEDAQRPIQVFPTVATHHYPSPDAAALDVLKTAGAPHPRAAVLAFAGPIEGERPVLTNASWAFDPHSLISALRLDELVLVNDFEALSLALPVLSGDAILSIGGGTAHPSAPRVVVGPGTGLGVGGLVQSGERWIPLPSEAGHMDLGPVTDEDFELWKVLERAHGRITPETLISGPGLLRLYRAVARLAGVDPTLESPAAVTEGVEAGNPLAIRALGFFVTHFARFAGDLALTYLARGGVYLAGGIAPRIASHLNDGRFRAMFEDKAPHTALVREIPTFLIQHPLPALEGLAAFARTPERFYVPAGHRFRP; encoded by the coding sequence ATGACGGCATCGTCCGCCAATGAAGCCCTGCCCTTCCCCGTGCTGCTCGCCGACATCGGCGGCACCAACGCGCGGTTCGCCCTTGTGGAAGATGCGCAGCGCCCGATCCAGGTGTTTCCCACCGTGGCGACGCATCATTATCCGAGCCCGGACGCCGCCGCGCTGGATGTGCTGAAGACCGCAGGCGCGCCCCATCCCCGCGCCGCCGTGCTGGCCTTCGCCGGGCCGATCGAGGGCGAGCGGCCCGTGCTGACCAATGCCTCGTGGGCATTCGATCCCCATTCGCTGATTTCCGCGCTGCGGCTCGACGAACTCGTGCTCGTCAACGATTTTGAAGCCCTGTCGCTGGCGCTGCCGGTGCTTTCCGGCGATGCGATCCTGTCGATCGGCGGCGGCACCGCCCATCCGAGCGCGCCGCGCGTCGTGGTCGGGCCGGGCACGGGACTCGGTGTCGGCGGTCTGGTGCAGTCCGGCGAGCGGTGGATTCCGCTGCCGAGCGAGGCCGGGCACATGGATCTCGGCCCGGTCACCGATGAGGACTTCGAACTCTGGAAGGTGCTGGAGCGCGCCCACGGCCGCATCACGCCGGAGACGCTGATCAGCGGTCCCGGCCTCTTGCGGCTCTACCGCGCCGTCGCCCGGCTCGCCGGCGTCGACCCGACGCTCGAAAGCCCGGCCGCGGTCACGGAAGGGGTCGAAGCCGGCAACCCGCTCGCGATCCGCGCGCTCGGCTTCTTCGTGACGCATTTCGCCCGTTTCGCCGGCGACCTGGCGCTGACCTATCTCGCGCGCGGCGGCGTCTATCTCGCCGGCGGCATCGCCCCCCGCATCGCGAGCCACCTCAACGACGGCCGTTTCCGGGCGATGTTCGAGGACAAGGCCCCGCACACCGCGCTGGTGCGGGAAATCCCGACCTTCCTCATCCAGCATCCGCTGCCGGCTCTGGAAGGGCTCGCCGCCTTCGCCCGCACGCCCGAGCGGTTCTACGTGCCCGCCGGACACCGCTTCCGGCCGTGA
- a CDS encoding DUF3422 family protein, with product MSEDEQDGGSATFGFSSHILRAAVLGEVHARPAHPLDRPRTVLHLAFLTGPEEAAADRLALDRLALSLGVGGSGPEMKHCRFDLLGGVLRWEQHTEFTTYTFDAPPGTGRLPEHPFGVAFREPGPLIAAVRVDVRSAPVRTEDGLDGFDPISLCVSRVAEGEAVVATDFRQDADGFTRIRVLDAGMSPSRTGTLVQRLIEIETYRTLALLGLPEAQRLGPGIRRIETGLVASLEAMKETRGLTDNQRLLAELTDLAAALEADAAATAYRFGATRAYHEIVEERLDAIREVHVQGYGSWRGFLQRRFGPAMRTCLAIENRQTDLATKLARAANLLRTRVDVELERQNRDLLHSMNLRARLQLRLQQTVEGLSVAAISYYVVSLIGKLAEGAHVEGLPFHPELVTALSVPLVVVAIWLVVRRIRRHHAGSRSDVH from the coding sequence ATGAGCGAAGACGAACAGGACGGCGGCAGCGCGACGTTCGGTTTTTCATCCCATATATTGCGGGCAGCCGTGCTCGGCGAGGTTCACGCCCGGCCCGCGCATCCGCTGGATCGCCCGCGCACGGTGCTCCATCTCGCCTTCCTCACCGGCCCGGAGGAAGCCGCCGCCGACCGCCTCGCGCTCGACCGTCTCGCGCTCAGTCTCGGCGTCGGCGGATCCGGGCCGGAGATGAAGCACTGCCGGTTCGATCTTCTCGGCGGCGTGTTGCGCTGGGAGCAGCATACCGAATTCACCACCTACACCTTCGACGCGCCCCCGGGCACGGGGCGCCTGCCGGAGCACCCCTTCGGTGTCGCCTTCCGCGAGCCGGGCCCGCTGATCGCTGCCGTCCGGGTGGATGTCCGCTCCGCGCCGGTGCGGACCGAGGACGGGCTCGACGGCTTCGATCCCATCAGCCTGTGCGTGTCGCGCGTGGCGGAGGGCGAGGCCGTCGTCGCCACCGATTTCCGCCAGGACGCCGACGGCTTCACCCGCATCCGCGTGCTCGACGCCGGCATGTCGCCGTCGCGGACAGGAACGCTGGTGCAGCGGCTGATCGAGATCGAGACCTATCGCACGCTCGCGCTGCTCGGCCTGCCGGAAGCCCAGCGGCTCGGCCCGGGAATCCGGCGCATCGAGACCGGTCTCGTCGCCTCGCTGGAGGCGATGAAGGAGACGCGCGGGCTGACCGACAACCAGCGCCTTCTCGCCGAGCTCACCGATCTTGCCGCCGCGCTGGAGGCCGATGCCGCGGCGACCGCCTACCGCTTCGGCGCCACCCGGGCCTATCACGAGATCGTCGAGGAACGGCTCGATGCCATCCGCGAGGTCCATGTCCAGGGCTACGGCAGCTGGCGCGGTTTTCTGCAACGGCGGTTCGGGCCGGCGATGCGCACCTGCCTCGCCATCGAAAACCGCCAGACCGATCTCGCCACGAAGCTGGCGCGGGCGGCGAACCTGCTGCGCACGCGGGTGGACGTGGAACTGGAACGCCAGAACCGCGACCTGCTGCATTCCATGAACCTGCGCGCGCGCCTGCAATTGCGTCTGCAGCAGACGGTCGAAGGCCTGTCCGTGGCGGCGATCAGCTACTATGTGGTGTCGCTGATCGGAAAGCTTGCCGAGGGCGCCCACGTCGAGGGGCTGCCGTTCCATCCGGAGCTCGTCACCGCGCTGTCGGTGCCGCTGGTCGTCGTGGCGATCTGGCTGGTGGTGCGCCGCATCCGCCGCCACCACGCCGGCAGCCGCTCGGACGTGCACTGA
- a CDS encoding MarR family winged helix-turn-helix transcriptional regulator, translating to MQSVSDLTAHTGYWLRMVSNAVSQDFARKLAAEGVTVAEWVFLRALYDVDSMAPSALAGRMGMTRGAISKLADRLIEKGLIDRVDNPDDRRAHSLSLTKAGRARVPVLAALADRNDADYFGVLSADEQDALGRILRHLAERRGLKAMPLD from the coding sequence ATGCAGTCTGTTTCCGATCTCACCGCCCACACGGGCTACTGGCTCAGGATGGTTTCCAACGCCGTGTCGCAGGATTTCGCGCGCAAGCTCGCGGCGGAGGGCGTGACGGTGGCCGAGTGGGTGTTCCTGCGCGCGCTCTACGATGTCGACAGCATGGCGCCGTCGGCGCTTGCCGGGAGGATGGGGATGACCCGGGGGGCGATCAGCAAGCTCGCCGACCGGCTCATCGAGAAGGGGCTGATCGACCGCGTCGACAATCCCGACGACAGGCGTGCCCACAGCCTGTCCCTCACCAAAGCCGGGCGAGCAAGGGTGCCGGTGCTGGCCGCGCTCGCCGACCGCAACGACGCGGACTATTTCGGCGTGCTGTCCGCCGATGAGCAGGACGCGCTGGGCCGTATCCTGAGGCATCTCGCGGAGCGGCGCGGATTGAAGGCGATGCCGCTGGACTGA
- a CDS encoding DUF1398 domain-containing protein yields the protein MDAERIAIARSCLDAAHDGTESFPTIVGRLIAAGFEGYAVDYRRNTQLYYLPDGDGVELPMPPSPGGAAPEFDADRVAALVRWAQANGPDYSYAGFCTRAKAAGCAGYLVSFPGRRVLYYGRTAETHVEHFPR from the coding sequence ATGGACGCGGAACGGATTGCTATTGCCCGAAGCTGCCTCGATGCCGCCCACGACGGGACGGAGAGCTTCCCCACAATCGTCGGCCGGCTGATCGCCGCCGGCTTCGAGGGCTACGCGGTGGATTATCGCCGGAACACGCAGCTCTACTACCTGCCGGACGGCGACGGCGTGGAATTGCCGATGCCGCCTTCGCCGGGGGGGGCGGCGCCCGAATTTGACGCGGATCGTGTGGCGGCGCTCGTGCGCTGGGCGCAGGCGAACGGGCCGGACTACAGCTATGCGGGGTTCTGCACCCGCGCGAAGGCTGCGGGGTGCGCCGGCTATCTCGTCTCGTTCCCAGGCCGCCGCGTGCTCTATTACGGCCGCACGGCCGAGACACACGTCGAACATTTCCCGCGATAG
- the rpoH gene encoding RNA polymerase sigma factor RpoH translates to MAQASLPAIAAGEGGLSRYLEEIRRFPMLEPQEEYMLAKRYREHEDPAAAQKLVTSHLRLVAKIAMGYRGYGLPIGEVISEGNVGLMQAVKRFDAEKGFRLATYAMWWIKASIQEYILRSWSLVKMGTTANQKRLFFNLRKVKGQIQALEDGDLRPEQVAQIAQKLGVPAEDVISMNRRLSGDASLNAPLRADSEGGEWQDWLVDESTNQEEMLAESEELESRKRLLTNALGVLNDRERRIFEARRLVDDPITLEDLSTEFGVSRERVRQIEVRAFEKVQEAVRAAAVAQERPRAGAHAGA, encoded by the coding sequence ATGGCCCAGGCATCGCTTCCCGCAATTGCAGCCGGCGAAGGCGGGCTGTCCCGCTACCTGGAAGAGATCCGTCGGTTCCCCATGCTGGAGCCGCAGGAAGAGTACATGCTCGCCAAGCGCTACCGCGAGCACGAGGATCCGGCAGCGGCCCAGAAGCTGGTGACGTCGCACCTGCGCCTCGTGGCGAAGATCGCGATGGGCTACCGCGGCTACGGCCTGCCGATCGGAGAGGTGATCTCCGAGGGCAATGTCGGCCTGATGCAGGCGGTGAAGCGTTTCGATGCGGAGAAGGGCTTCCGGCTCGCGACCTACGCGATGTGGTGGATCAAGGCTTCGATCCAGGAATATATCCTGCGGTCGTGGAGCCTCGTGAAGATGGGCACCACCGCGAACCAGAAGCGGCTGTTCTTCAACCTGCGCAAGGTGAAGGGCCAGATTCAGGCGCTGGAGGATGGCGACCTGCGGCCCGAACAGGTCGCCCAGATCGCGCAGAAGCTCGGCGTTCCAGCCGAGGACGTGATTTCCATGAATCGCCGGCTTTCCGGCGACGCCTCGCTCAACGCGCCGCTTCGGGCGGATTCCGAAGGCGGCGAGTGGCAGGATTGGCTGGTGGACGAATCCACCAACCAGGAAGAGATGCTGGCCGAGAGCGAGGAACTGGAGAGCCGCAAGCGCCTCCTCACCAATGCGCTCGGCGTGCTGAACGACCGCGAACGCCGCATCTTCGAGGCGCGCAGGCTGGTCGACGATCCGATCACGCTGGAGGACCTCTCCACCGAGTTCGGCGTCAGCCGCGAGCGCGTGCGCCAGATCGAGGTGCGCGCGTTCGAGAAGGTGCAGGAAGCCGTTCGCGCAGCCGCCGTGGCGCAGGAGCGGCCGCGGGCGGGCGCACACGCAGGCGCCTGA